A genomic segment from Gracilinanus agilis isolate LMUSP501 chromosome 1, AgileGrace, whole genome shotgun sequence encodes:
- the LSM5 gene encoding U6 snRNA-associated Sm-like protein LSm5, whose product MAVNATTNPSQLLPLELVDKCIGSRIHIVMKSDKEIVGTLLGFDDFVNMVLEDVTEFEITPEGRRITKLDQILLNGNNITMLVPGGEGPEV is encoded by the exons ATGGCGGTCAACGCGACCACTAACCCTTCGCAGCTGCTGCCGCTTG AGCTCGTGGACAAATGTATAGGTTCCCGGATTCACATCGTGATGAAGAGCGACAAAGAAATCGTGGGCACCTTGCTGGGATTCGATGACTTTGTCA ATATGGTGTTGGAAGATGtcactgagtt TGAGATCACACCTGAAGGAAGGAGGATCACCAAGCTTGATCAGATCTTGCTAAATGGAAATAACATAACAATG CTGGTTCCTGGAGGAGAAGGACCTGAAGTatga